A stretch of the Leptidea sinapis chromosome 17, ilLepSina1.1, whole genome shotgun sequence genome encodes the following:
- the LOC126969075 gene encoding rRNA N6-adenosine-methyltransferase METTL5 isoform X2, translating to MSAVMKLKVIEGHLGSLSGFSKPKIKYEQYETPAHIAAIALYTIQTQFESLENKLVLDAGCGPGMLSVGVSLLGAAAVIAVDIDYEALQILNQNIEETETTNIDAIQCDFLDSEMYRWNNCFDTVVMNPPFGTKNNAGMDMKFLKMGLNLSSDCVYSLHKSSTRSHIEKKVREWGVKGEVIAELRYNLESSYKFHKHKSKDIAVDLWRLFHPS from the exons ATGAGTGCTGTTATGAAGTTGAAGGTGATAGAAGGACATTTGGGTTCACTTTCTGGATTCTCTAAGcccaaaattaaatatgaacAATATGAAACACCAGCTCATATTGCTGCAATTGCACTTTATACAATACAG aCTCAATTTGAGTCCCTGGAAAATAAGCTAGTATTGGATGCAGGTTGCGGACCTGGTATGCTTTCTGTGGGGGTGTCTCTCCTTGGAGCTGCTGCCGTTATTGCAGTAGATATTGATTATGAAGCTCTTCAAATTCTGAACCAAAATATTGAAGAAACAGAAACCACCAATATAGATGCTATTCAATGTGATTTTCTTGATTCTGAGATGTATAG GTGGAATAATTGTTTCGACACTGTTGTAATGAATCCTCCATTTGGTACAAAGAACAATGCAGGAATGGATATGAAGTTTTTGAAAATGGGTCTCAACCTAAGTTCTGATTGTGTTTACTCACTACACAAATCGTCCACCAG GTCTCACATAGAAAAAAAAGTTAGAGAATGGGGTGTTAAAGGCGAGGTGATAGCAGAGCTCCGATACAATCTAGAATCTTCTTACAAGTTCCACAAACATAAGTCTAAGGACATAGCTGTTGACTTATGGCGACTTTTTCACCCATCATGA
- the LOC126969075 gene encoding rRNA N6-adenosine-methyltransferase METTL5 isoform X1, whose translation MSAVMKLKVIEGHLGSLSGFSKPKIKYEQYETPAHIAAIALYTIQTQFESLENKLVLDAGCGPGMLSVGVSLLGAAAVIAVDIDYEALQILNQNIEETETTNIDAIQCDFLDSEMYRWNNCFDTVVMNPPFGTKNNAGMDMKFLKMGLNLSSDCVYSLHKSSTRYISVLLLHRSHIEKKVREWGVKGEVIAELRYNLESSYKFHKHKSKDIAVDLWRLFHPS comes from the exons ATGAGTGCTGTTATGAAGTTGAAGGTGATAGAAGGACATTTGGGTTCACTTTCTGGATTCTCTAAGcccaaaattaaatatgaacAATATGAAACACCAGCTCATATTGCTGCAATTGCACTTTATACAATACAG aCTCAATTTGAGTCCCTGGAAAATAAGCTAGTATTGGATGCAGGTTGCGGACCTGGTATGCTTTCTGTGGGGGTGTCTCTCCTTGGAGCTGCTGCCGTTATTGCAGTAGATATTGATTATGAAGCTCTTCAAATTCTGAACCAAAATATTGAAGAAACAGAAACCACCAATATAGATGCTATTCAATGTGATTTTCTTGATTCTGAGATGTATAG GTGGAATAATTGTTTCGACACTGTTGTAATGAATCCTCCATTTGGTACAAAGAACAATGCAGGAATGGATATGAAGTTTTTGAAAATGGGTCTCAACCTAAGTTCTGATTGTGTTTACTCACTACACAAATCGTCCACCAGGTATATAAGTGTGTTATTATTGCACAG GTCTCACATAGAAAAAAAAGTTAGAGAATGGGGTGTTAAAGGCGAGGTGATAGCAGAGCTCCGATACAATCTAGAATCTTCTTACAAGTTCCACAAACATAAGTCTAAGGACATAGCTGTTGACTTATGGCGACTTTTTCACCCATCATGA
- the LOC126969083 gene encoding SOSS complex subunit C homolog B, whose product MAFPQPNAQRELTNRKILEELQLKKQMLLKQGAVAPLTTTTISLTQPNPVSQLPMCSIPPLSATAGFPQLPEANIVNTSHRAALQHANATSCGYFVSQDSSFGNQILPVLPRFDNK is encoded by the exons ATGGCGTTTCCACAACCAAATGCACAAAGAG aGTTGACCAATAGAAAGATCCTAGAAGAACTTCAACTTAAAAAGCAAATGTTATTAAAACAAGGTGCTGTTGCTCCGTtaactactactactatatCATTGACTCAACCTAACCCTGTTAGTCAGCTACCTATGTGCTCGATCCCACCTCTATCAGCCACTGCT GGATTTCCACAACTACCAGAAGCGAACATTGTAAACACCAGCCATAGAGCTGCATTGCAACACGCCAACGCTACCTCTTGTGGTTATTTTGTTTCACAAGACTCCTCTTTTGGAAATCAAATATTACCAGTGTTACCAAGATTTGATAACAAATGA
- the LOC126969072 gene encoding protein tramtrack, beta isoform-like yields the protein MEGTELGGDQQFCLRWNNFQANITSQFEALRDDEDFVDVTLACEGHRLEAHKVVLSACSPYFKELFKNNPCPHPIIFMRDCEVSHVRALLQFMYVGQVNIAQAQLSAFLRTADALQIRGLTDCSQHNDKKTSRKSPPSQLRNLLSAKPSHSTSSSKAASQNVESTVDDQEKNTNRSARNSPEVPRNNLSEDAPFQSSSQTRPNNEDYSQTCNYPTLRVKTDLEVTDVNNDESDILMDPGDAERESKCQDFTVTDLLEPKMEVMEQEASDEERSSLQQMYYNDNNSLANPFATLQGSVDLMAGMNSDLNENAEGRWDSRRNRPVPDAVWLEQHRRALPFVLKRENERVAAPRLITLGEGVEIREDLLRGVKWGDYRKVTRGLAAALFSPIELATCSVTGQRWSRAGQESRPTKPPLDRRRVHALISYVSRQFPEVEVSRIKQVLAYKCKENCAALRMRTASESSNYLLSAAGRAPPCDDGPPPPAPHHPTTTRPSYSNLYVY from the exons ATGGAAGGAACGGAACTGGGTGGCGACCAGCAATTTTGTTTGAGATGGAACAATTTTCAAGCGAATATAACATCTCAATTCGAGGCACTGCGCGATGATGAGGATTTCGTGGATGTCACCCTGGCATGCGAGGGACACAGGCTAGAAGCTCATAAAGTGGTATTATCAGCGTGTAGCCCTTATTTCAAGGAACtatttaaa AACAACCCATGCCCTCATCCAATAATATTTATGCGGGACTGCGAGGTGTCACATGTGCGTGCTCTGCTTCAGTTCATGTATGTTGGCCAGGTGAACATTGCACAGGCACAACTCAGTGCCTTCCTGAGGACAGCTGATGCTCTACAAATTCGTGGTTTAACAGACTGCTCACAACACAACGATAaa AAAACAAGCCGCAAATCTCCACCTTCACAGCTACGTAATTTACTGAGCGCTAAGCCGTCACATTCTACCTCTTCTTCCAAAGCCGCAAGCCAAAATGTGGAATCTACTGTTGATGATCAAGAAAAGAACACGAATCGTTCTGCTAGGAATTCTCCCGAAGTGCCCAGAAATAATCTCAGCGAAGATGCTCCATTTCAAAGTTCTAGTCAAACGAGGCCTAATAACGAAGACTATAGCCAAACTTGTAACTATCCCACTTTAAGGGTGAAAACTGATCTCGAAGTGACAGATGTTAATAATGATGAAAGTGATATTCTTATGGACCCCGGCGATGCAGAGAGAGAAAGCAAGTGCCAAGACTTCACTGTGACAGATTTATTGGAACCAAAAATGGAAGTCATGGAACAAGAAGCAAGCGATGAGGAAAGATCAAGTTTACAGCAAATGTattacaatgataataattCACTTGCGAATCCTTTTGCGACTTTACAAG GTAGTGTGGATCTTATGGCAGGGATGAACTCGGACCTAAACGAGAACGCTGAAG GTCGATGGGACAGCAGGAGGAACAGGCCGGTGCCAGACGCGGTGTGGTTGGAGCAACATCGGCGGGCGTTACCATTCGTGCTCAAGAGGGAAAATGAACGAGTTGCCGCCCCTAGGCTT ATAACGCTCGGCGAGGGGGTCGAGATACGCGAGGACCTGCTGCGGGGAGTGAAGTGGGGCGACTACAGGAAGGTGACGCGGGGGCTGGCGGCCGCGCTGTTCTCGCCCATCGAGCTGGCCACGTGCTCCGTGACGGGCCAGCGCTGGTCGCGCGCGGGGCAGGAGTCGCGGCCCACCAAGCCGCCGCTGGACCGGCGCCGGGTGCACGCGCTCATCTCGTACGTCAGCAGGCAGTTCCCCGAGGTCGAGGTCAGCCGCATCAAGCAGGTGCTGGCCTACAAGTGCAAAGAGAACTGCGCAGCGCTGAGGATGAGGACGGCCAG CGAGTCCAGCAACTACCTGCTGAGCGCGGCGGGCCGGGCTCCGCCCTGCGACGACGGGCCTCCGCCCCCGGCGCCGCATCACCCGACCACGACCAGGCCTTCCTACTCCAACTTGTATGTATATTGA